In one window of Pseudobdellovibrionaceae bacterium DNA:
- a CDS encoding M48 family metallopeptidase, producing MVVSGWLYDGQTSNRVSAQISVRAGQVHVEVDGALRVFPLKQVNVSEPLAQVARTVDLPDGSRFESRELSAMETLFPPQNLWSLIHKIESQLGWAILATIVVLILSWMLYKEGLPWAAKFAAHMVPQEWAEFVEEGTNKSIKQFFGLTSEEVSLAEWPWAPALFKKVEEKYKDKKVNIRPIQSERIGPNAFALPAGTIYITTDLLNVCKNNPDEVYAVLLHEVGHVQHRHGLQMVIQQTGLMVFLSLIVGASDFSNIPLVLMSASYSRDHEKEADVFAAKKLAEEGLSVDLLISALNKMEEFHAKGKNENQETHRMLGILSSHPITADRAVYLREVEQKTKKERK from the coding sequence ATGGTTGTTTCTGGTTGGCTCTATGATGGACAGACTTCGAATCGTGTGTCTGCACAAATCTCTGTGCGGGCGGGGCAGGTGCATGTTGAAGTGGACGGGGCGCTAAGAGTTTTTCCGCTTAAGCAGGTGAACGTGTCCGAACCCCTGGCCCAGGTGGCCCGCACTGTGGATCTTCCCGATGGATCGCGTTTTGAATCCCGAGAACTTTCTGCCATGGAGACACTGTTTCCGCCGCAAAACCTGTGGTCATTGATTCACAAAATCGAATCCCAGCTAGGGTGGGCCATATTGGCCACTATTGTTGTCTTGATCTTGTCATGGATGCTCTACAAGGAAGGGTTGCCATGGGCTGCGAAGTTTGCGGCCCATATGGTGCCGCAAGAGTGGGCCGAGTTTGTGGAAGAGGGCACGAATAAATCAATAAAACAGTTTTTTGGCCTCACATCTGAGGAGGTTTCATTGGCTGAATGGCCGTGGGCGCCCGCATTATTTAAGAAGGTTGAAGAGAAGTACAAAGACAAGAAAGTGAATATTAGGCCCATACAGTCTGAGCGAATCGGGCCAAATGCCTTTGCTCTGCCTGCGGGAACCATCTATATCACAACGGACTTGCTCAATGTTTGTAAAAACAATCCTGATGAGGTGTATGCGGTTTTATTGCACGAAGTGGGGCATGTGCAGCATCGGCATGGACTGCAAATGGTGATTCAGCAGACGGGCCTTATGGTGTTTTTGTCGCTTATTGTGGGCGCTAGTGATTTTAGCAACATTCCGTTGGTTTTGATGTCCGCTTCGTACTCTCGCGACCACGAGAAAGAGGCGGATGTGTTTGCGGCAAAAAAATTAGCCGAAGAAGGCCTGTCCGTAGACTTACTCATTTCGGCTCTTAATAAAATGGAAGAGTTTCACGCTAAAGGCAAAAATGAGAATCAAGAAACTCATAGAATGCTCGGCATACTGTCCAGTCACCCCATTACAGCAGACCGAGCTGTTTATTTGCGAGAAGTGGAGCAAAAAACAAAAAAAGAACGGAAGTGA
- a CDS encoding DUF898 domain-containing protein: MSDSPIDSSDPSLMQEKTYSLEFRGKAGEYFKIWIVNVLLTVVTLGIYSAWAKVRTRKYFYKNTILDGASLDYHADPIKILKGRIILGILFLAYSVGPQFNPFIGIAAGLLFALLFPWIVVRGAIFNFRNTSYRNLRFNFQKDYKKSYLTYLESFFVSLLSLGLAYPYGLYRHTDFIMNHVSYGKASGKYAGRPGPWFGAIYLSIGIIVLFSVVGVAIVGLLNSVLGPLTMVIAPVFIYGGMAVASGILKASLTNLMARDLSIGDVKFRGKLEARAMAGIYFVNLLAVISSFGLATPWALHRTRKYRIEHLELIAPNGNYLQQITGDAQAAEGSVADAAVDFWDIDLGF, encoded by the coding sequence ATGAGTGATTCACCCATTGATTCTAGTGACCCCAGTTTGATGCAAGAAAAGACCTATTCCCTGGAATTTCGTGGCAAAGCCGGCGAATATTTTAAAATTTGGATCGTAAATGTACTTTTGACAGTAGTCACATTGGGCATTTACTCCGCGTGGGCCAAAGTCAGAACTAGAAAGTACTTTTATAAAAATACGATACTCGATGGCGCCAGTTTGGACTATCACGCCGACCCCATCAAGATTTTAAAGGGGCGGATTATTTTAGGCATCCTGTTTTTGGCTTATTCTGTGGGGCCCCAGTTTAATCCATTTATTGGAATTGCCGCGGGCCTTCTTTTTGCCCTGTTATTTCCGTGGATTGTGGTGCGTGGTGCGATCTTCAACTTTCGAAACACTTCCTATCGAAATTTGCGCTTTAACTTTCAAAAAGACTACAAGAAATCCTACTTGACCTATCTGGAGAGTTTTTTTGTGAGTTTACTCTCGTTGGGTTTGGCTTATCCCTACGGTCTTTATCGCCACACTGATTTTATTATGAATCACGTAAGCTATGGAAAAGCCTCTGGCAAATATGCAGGGCGGCCCGGGCCTTGGTTTGGGGCAATCTATTTGTCCATCGGGATAATTGTTTTATTTTCAGTTGTTGGGGTGGCGATTGTTGGCCTGTTAAATTCAGTGTTGGGCCCACTGACGATGGTTATTGCTCCGGTGTTCATTTACGGCGGTATGGCGGTGGCGTCGGGCATTTTAAAAGCGAGTCTGACTAATTTAATGGCTCGTGATTTGAGTATTGGCGATGTGAAATTTCGTGGAAAGCTTGAGGCCAGGGCCATGGCGGGCATTTATTTTGTCAACTTATTGGCTGTGATCTCCTCGTTTGGTCTTGCCACTCCATGGGCCTTGCATCGAACAAGAAAATACCGCATTGAACACCTGGAACTCATAGCGCCGAACGGCAACTATCTTCAACAAATCACCGGCGATGCTCAAGCCGCCGAAGGCAGCGTGGCTGATGCGGCCGTTGATTTTTGGGATATTGATCTGGGATTTTAA
- a CDS encoding matrixin family metalloprotease, with product MKLTTLFSLVVLFPHFASAFILVDPDYHLSKPDDTVINLASGACRANGVADSELRSAISDAINRYWNTVPESRLKFKLGSEVSRLITDVAEPGEVLVGCQDLGGLSGPSGVTVPNNGNGSATVSLNKDMFVPSGYLYEGMVYVLAHELGHAVGLAHSDDTASVMTYNSHEWQLPAKYLSQDDKDGVVYLYPNSAFMGAFGGCSAVAATPHSNDPTPQPEWAWFLFLLLPLGIRYLLNYDLRKIYSMLK from the coding sequence TTGAAACTCACAACCCTTTTTTCGCTTGTTGTTTTGTTTCCCCATTTCGCCAGCGCCTTCATTCTTGTTGACCCTGACTACCACCTCTCTAAACCCGATGATACGGTGATCAATCTTGCCAGTGGCGCTTGTCGGGCCAATGGCGTCGCTGACAGTGAATTGCGCTCTGCCATTAGTGATGCGATCAATCGTTACTGGAACACGGTGCCTGAAAGTCGGTTGAAGTTTAAGCTAGGGTCCGAGGTTTCAAGACTCATCACCGACGTGGCCGAACCCGGCGAGGTACTTGTGGGCTGCCAAGACCTCGGCGGACTCAGTGGTCCCTCTGGAGTGACTGTGCCAAACAATGGCAATGGCTCTGCCACTGTTTCTCTAAATAAAGACATGTTCGTGCCCAGTGGCTACCTTTATGAGGGCATGGTCTACGTATTGGCCCATGAACTCGGTCACGCCGTGGGCCTGGCCCACTCTGACGACACCGCTTCCGTTATGACGTACAACTCTCACGAGTGGCAACTCCCCGCTAAGTACCTTTCTCAAGATGACAAAGATGGCGTGGTCTACCTGTATCCGAACAGCGCCTTTATGGGGGCCTTCGGAGGCTGCTCCGCTGTGGCGGCTACTCCCCACAGCAACGACCCTACCCCTCAGCCCGAATGGGCCTGGTTCTTGTTCCTACTGCTCCCTTTAGGAATTCGATATCTACTGAATTACGATCTACGCAAAATATATTCGATGCTCAAATGA
- a CDS encoding DUF2442 domain-containing protein, whose amino-acid sequence MSQTARKVSIDELSFISLKVGDDQLTAEISDGRIVSIPIAWFPRLMSASSEEIAEFEISPSGYGVHWPKLDEDISVRAFVG is encoded by the coding sequence ATGAGTCAGACAGCTAGAAAAGTTTCGATTGATGAGCTTTCATTTATTTCACTCAAGGTGGGAGATGATCAGCTAACTGCCGAGATTAGCGATGGAAGAATCGTGTCTATTCCTATTGCTTGGTTTCCCCGTTTGATGTCCGCAAGCTCTGAAGAAATTGCAGAATTTGAAATTTCGCCCAGTGGGTATGGGGTTCACTGGCCCAAGCTGGATGAGGACATCAGCGTCAGAGCTTTTGTTGGATAA
- a CDS encoding DUF4160 domain-containing protein translates to MPTVLRKNGFRFFFYSREGNEPAHIHVIGRNGEMKVWLDPVSVSKVYNLKSKDQKNVVEIVNENKAFLLDSWRQWHESDS, encoded by the coding sequence ATTCCAACTGTTTTGAGAAAAAATGGATTTAGATTTTTCTTTTACTCTCGAGAGGGGAATGAGCCTGCTCATATTCACGTGATTGGCAGAAATGGCGAAATGAAGGTCTGGTTGGACCCTGTTTCCGTTTCTAAAGTTTACAATCTTAAGTCAAAAGACCAAAAGAATGTTGTTGAAATCGTTAATGAAAACAAAGCGTTTTTGTTGGATAGTTGGAGGCAATGGCATGAGTCAGACAGCTAG
- the uvrC gene encoding excinuclease ABC subunit UvrC has protein sequence MSQKKIDDIRDQVKDFPKSPGVYLMKNLGGKVIYVGKAKSLRARVSSYFTNSKGHSVKTLHLVKQIDHVDYLLTKTEVEAFLLEASLIKKYRPRYNIRLKDDRAYPYIKCTMQQDFPRFYLARRVVRDGSIYFGPYTSGLAVRDSIRFLNRTFKIRDCSDAYMKNRKRPCMTYQIGRCTAPCVNYVTSQEYKDDVADSLEFLRGHDKKVVKQLERRMKTAAKEERFEAAAKLRDSIEAVKAIWEKQSVVSTALDKDQDVIAFFGDTSGTLIETVHIRAGRMIGNRPHFIPRLNVASQDEDPKEWMTSFLNQYYSDNIIPDEIILPVDLGSDIRKLLTAVFRERQGKEPLLVHAHDEGELKLMEIAQANAESHFKDHTTKRDNRLVALEEIQSKLKLPELPQRIECYDISNFQGLESVGSQVVFEEGLPKKEDYRRYKIRTVTGSNDFASMKEVLSRRFKHTEYDDPQLVVIDGGKGQLKMALQALKDIGREDVPVVGLAKARTQGEFSDSDVASSRERFFLPGRQNPVMFSNHSSGLQILVSLRDEAHRFAITYHRKLRDEVSFESELDLVAGLGEKRKKTLLQYFSSVDAIKSATASDLAELPGFNESLAKKVLSQIQKISS, from the coding sequence GTGAGCCAGAAAAAAATTGATGACATAAGAGACCAAGTTAAGGATTTCCCAAAGTCCCCCGGGGTTTACTTGATGAAAAACCTGGGCGGCAAGGTCATATATGTGGGCAAGGCCAAAAGTCTGCGCGCCCGAGTGAGTTCCTATTTTACAAATAGCAAAGGCCACAGTGTTAAGACTCTGCATTTGGTGAAGCAGATTGATCACGTCGACTATTTGCTAACAAAAACAGAAGTGGAAGCCTTTTTACTTGAGGCCAGTTTGATTAAAAAGTATAGGCCTCGGTACAATATTCGTCTCAAAGACGATAGGGCCTATCCGTATATTAAGTGCACTATGCAGCAGGATTTTCCGCGTTTTTATTTAGCAAGACGAGTGGTTCGTGACGGGTCCATTTATTTTGGCCCCTATACAAGCGGTCTGGCCGTTCGCGATTCCATCCGTTTTTTGAATCGCACTTTTAAGATTCGTGACTGTTCAGATGCGTATATGAAAAATAGAAAACGACCCTGTATGACCTATCAAATTGGTCGGTGTACGGCTCCTTGTGTTAATTATGTCACCTCTCAAGAGTATAAAGATGACGTGGCCGATTCTTTAGAATTTTTACGAGGCCATGATAAAAAAGTAGTCAAACAATTAGAGCGGCGAATGAAAACAGCGGCCAAAGAAGAGCGTTTTGAGGCGGCGGCCAAATTGCGCGACAGTATTGAGGCTGTGAAAGCGATTTGGGAAAAACAATCGGTCGTGAGTACGGCCCTCGATAAAGATCAAGACGTGATTGCCTTTTTCGGAGACACCTCGGGAACGCTTATTGAAACTGTGCATATACGCGCAGGTCGTATGATCGGCAATCGTCCGCATTTTATCCCTCGGCTCAATGTAGCCTCGCAGGATGAAGACCCAAAAGAGTGGATGACGTCATTTTTAAACCAATACTATAGCGATAACATTATTCCCGATGAAATCATTCTACCAGTAGACTTGGGCAGCGATATCAGAAAGCTTCTCACTGCTGTATTTAGAGAGCGGCAGGGCAAGGAGCCCCTTCTCGTCCATGCCCATGACGAAGGTGAGTTGAAGCTGATGGAAATTGCCCAGGCTAATGCGGAAAGCCACTTTAAAGACCACACCACTAAGCGAGACAACCGGCTAGTGGCATTGGAAGAGATTCAAAGTAAGCTCAAGCTTCCAGAGTTGCCCCAAAGAATCGAATGCTATGATATTTCCAATTTCCAAGGATTAGAAAGTGTAGGCAGCCAAGTGGTTTTCGAAGAAGGGCTGCCTAAAAAAGAAGACTACCGTCGTTATAAAATCCGAACCGTGACGGGGAGCAACGATTTTGCGAGTATGAAAGAAGTGCTTTCTCGTCGTTTTAAACACACGGAATATGATGATCCACAGTTAGTGGTCATCGATGGCGGCAAAGGCCAACTGAAAATGGCGTTGCAGGCGCTTAAAGACATTGGCAGAGAAGATGTGCCGGTGGTGGGCCTGGCCAAGGCTAGAACTCAGGGGGAGTTTAGCGACTCAGATGTGGCGTCATCGCGAGAACGGTTTTTTCTTCCCGGCCGGCAAAATCCGGTGATGTTTTCGAACCATTCGTCAGGACTTCAGATTTTGGTGAGTCTTCGAGATGAGGCGCACCGTTTTGCCATCACTTATCATCGGAAATTGCGAGACGAAGTGAGTTTTGAAAGTGAGTTGGACCTGGTTGCGGGGCTCGGTGAAAAGCGCAAAAAAACTTTGTTGCAATACTTTTCATCAGTGGACGCCATTAAAAGTGCTACGGCCAGTGATTTGGCAGAGCTTCCCGGATTTAATGAATCATTGGCAAAAAAGGTTCTTTCTCAAATTCAAAAGATATCAAGTTAG
- the uvrB gene encoding excinuclease ABC subunit UvrB, whose translation MKADDKFKLVSNHSPSGDQPRAIASLVDNINKGEYHQVLLGVTGSGKTFTMANTIAELNLPALVLAPNKTLAAQLYAEFKELFPYNAVEYFVSYYDYYQPEAYVPSTDTFIEKDSAINEQIDRMRHSATRSLFERRDVIIVSSVSCIYGLGSAEEYENMVIHVQANSELRRDHLLKDLVKIQYRRNDVDFHRGTFRVRGDVVEVYPAYEEDRVVRIEFFGDFVDRISWVDPLLGKTVQGLTEVSIYPGSHYVTGEGRVAMAIETIRDELRDRIQHYKNEVMYKEAERIEQRTLYDLEILSEMGFCPGIENYSRHLTGRQPGEPPPTLLEYFPQDFLTFIDESHVTVPQIGGMYRGDRARKLTLVEHGFRLPSALDNRPLNFQEFERYVDKVVYVSATPGEYEMKKSGGLVVEQIIRPTGLLDPQVEVRPAKFQVDDLLGEIRKRVAKNERVLITTLTKRSAEDLTEYYEGLGIKVKYLHSDIKTVERTEILRDLRLGVFDVLIGINLLREGLDLPEVSLVAITDADKEGFLRSERSLIQTIGRAARNAEGKVILYADHRTQSMEKAIGETLRRRALQEEHNKLHGITPKTVIKQIRGSLDEVFGYELLEVTSEKNYSVVASTIEKYESDPKGLKKEVVKLRRKMKKASDNLEFEEAAKLRDEIKRLELIELGMLSGEVEDISHHVMDGDSEPEKN comes from the coding sequence ATGAAGGCCGACGACAAATTCAAGCTGGTATCAAATCATAGTCCCTCCGGAGATCAGCCAAGGGCTATTGCCAGCCTGGTCGATAACATCAACAAAGGCGAGTATCACCAGGTGTTGTTGGGTGTGACCGGCTCGGGGAAAACCTTTACTATGGCTAACACCATAGCAGAGCTCAACCTGCCCGCATTGGTGCTGGCGCCGAATAAAACGCTTGCGGCCCAACTTTATGCAGAGTTCAAAGAACTGTTTCCCTATAATGCTGTTGAGTATTTTGTCTCTTATTATGATTACTACCAGCCCGAAGCCTACGTGCCATCTACGGATACATTCATTGAAAAGGACTCTGCCATCAACGAGCAAATCGATCGCATGCGGCATTCGGCCACACGGTCGTTGTTTGAGCGGCGGGATGTGATCATAGTGAGTAGTGTTTCATGCATTTATGGTCTTGGCAGTGCGGAAGAGTATGAAAACATGGTGATCCATGTACAGGCCAATAGCGAATTGCGGCGCGATCACCTGTTAAAAGACCTTGTAAAGATCCAATACCGTCGAAACGACGTTGACTTTCATCGAGGTACTTTTCGGGTGCGCGGAGATGTTGTCGAAGTCTATCCTGCTTACGAAGAAGATCGCGTGGTTCGCATTGAGTTTTTCGGTGATTTTGTCGATCGCATTTCATGGGTTGATCCACTTCTTGGTAAAACTGTGCAGGGTCTCACTGAGGTTTCCATATATCCCGGAAGTCACTACGTAACGGGTGAGGGACGAGTGGCCATGGCCATTGAGACCATACGGGATGAACTTCGCGATAGAATACAACACTATAAAAATGAAGTGATGTATAAAGAAGCAGAACGGATTGAGCAGCGGACTTTGTATGATCTTGAAATCTTAAGTGAGATGGGTTTTTGTCCGGGCATTGAAAACTATTCGCGCCATCTCACAGGACGGCAGCCCGGCGAGCCGCCACCTACGCTTTTAGAATATTTCCCTCAAGACTTTTTAACATTTATTGATGAAAGCCATGTGACAGTTCCGCAAATTGGAGGCATGTACCGAGGCGATCGGGCGAGAAAACTGACCCTCGTGGAACATGGTTTTAGACTTCCTTCAGCTCTTGATAACCGGCCTTTGAATTTTCAAGAATTTGAGCGGTATGTGGACAAGGTGGTCTACGTGTCAGCAACGCCCGGTGAGTATGAAATGAAAAAAAGCGGCGGCCTCGTTGTGGAGCAGATCATTCGCCCCACAGGTCTACTTGATCCACAGGTGGAAGTGAGGCCGGCGAAGTTTCAGGTGGATGATCTTCTGGGTGAAATTCGAAAGCGGGTGGCAAAAAATGAGCGAGTGCTGATCACCACACTGACCAAGCGGAGTGCCGAAGACCTCACTGAATATTATGAGGGCCTGGGTATTAAGGTGAAGTACCTTCATAGCGATATTAAGACTGTGGAGCGCACAGAAATTTTGCGCGATTTGCGTTTGGGAGTCTTTGATGTGCTCATTGGGATCAACCTGCTGCGAGAGGGACTCGATTTACCTGAGGTGAGTTTGGTGGCCATTACCGATGCAGATAAAGAAGGTTTTTTGCGCTCTGAGCGAAGTTTAATTCAGACCATCGGGAGGGCAGCTCGAAATGCCGAGGGAAAAGTCATCCTCTATGCGGATCATAGAACCCAATCTATGGAAAAAGCCATCGGAGAAACCCTACGGCGAAGAGCTCTTCAAGAAGAACACAATAAGCTTCATGGAATCACGCCAAAAACAGTGATAAAACAAATCAGAGGGTCTTTGGACGAGGTGTTCGGATACGAACTTCTTGAGGTGACATCAGAGAAAAATTACTCCGTTGTGGCATCGACCATTGAAAAATATGAGTCAGACCCGAAGGGTTTGAAAAAAGAAGTGGTCAAGCTTCGTCGAAAAATGAAAAAGGCCTCTGACAATTTAGAGTTTGAAGAGGCGGCTAAGCTAAGAGATGAGATCAAACGGCTTGAGCTCATTGAGCTTGGAATGTTGTCAGGTGAAGTGGAAGATATAAGTCACCATGTGATGGACGGCGATAGTGAGCCAGAAAAAAATTGA